From Plasmodium chabaudi chabaudi strain AS genome assembly, chromosome: 12, the proteins below share one genomic window:
- a CDS encoding protein kinase, putative (term=structural;date=20110204;qualifier=method_exon=changed gene model, changed coordinates of exon 2, added exon 3 and 4 based on homology;curatorName=ucb@sanger.ac.uk;~term=annotation;date=20171205;qualifier=added_literature=PMID:29197418;qualifier=added_GO:0005634;qualifier=added_GO:0034399;curatorName=ucb@sanger.ac.uk;~pfam_scan;Pfam:PF00069.21; E()=1.3E-19;score=70.4;query 39-279;description=Pkinase;~iprscan;InterPro:IPR011009 : Protein kinase-like;Superfamily:SSF56112; score=3.07E-31;query 34-287;description=Protein kinase-like domain superfamily;~iprscan;InterPro:IPR000719 : Protein kinase, core;Pfam:PF00069; score=3.3E-19;query 39-279;description=Protein kinase domain;~iprscan;InterPro:IPR000719 : Protein kinase, core;Prosite:PS50011; score=21.333;query 1-279;description=Protein kinase domain;~iprscan;InterPro:IPR000719 : Protein kinase, core;SMART:SM00220; score=1.5E-8;query 28-279;description=Protein kinase domain), with translation MGILYSSKEKYTKYFHRGYLINSDANVNDKIKEYPCVFLKSGEKRLVKKIDKNVFKGEILNSLLKLRTYTYKNDSSIPKYLLKTYNIYEDDEFSYVIFENCAGGFFFDILKDNNVINENILAEWFYQILVALNFLEKKNIYHGNLNGYCIYFKDKTRKEIRVSLLSVDSRYDNIDEKGDLYGLYFIRSPQEIKKLYHDKNNSWYVGMLLYFILHGSYPFINNNVLTNYYNIIQNDIPFVALKSEHSYYTNLMYDFLKSALEKDYDKRPSVEGLLNHPWIKKKGEHPIREILDEKTRKMGINQIKAIEQNMDAISEFNNI, from the exons ATGGGGATTCTATATTCGTccaaagaaaaatatacaaaatatttccatAGAGGGTACTTAATAAATTCCGATGCAAAtgtaaatgataaaataaaagaatatccttgtgtttttttgaaaagtGGAGAAAAAAGATTGGTAAAGAAAatagataaaaatgtatttaaagGAGAAATCTTGAATTCTTTACTTAAATTAAGAACTTATACATATAAGAATGATTCAAGCATAccaaaatatttactaaaaacatataacaTTTATGAAGATGATGAATTTTCTTATGTTATCTTTGAAAATTGCGC GGGTGGGTTCTTTTTTGACATACTAAAAGACAATAATGTAATTAACGAGAATATATTAGCTGAATGGTTTTATCAAATACTAGTCgctcttaattttttagaaaaaaaaaatatatatcatggaaatttaaatggatattgtatatattttaaggaTAAGACACGAAAGGAGATAAGAGTAAGCCTATTAAGTGTAGATAGTCGTtatgataatattgatGAAAAAGGTGACTTATAtggattatattttattagatCTCCccaagaaataaaaaaattatatcatgATAAAAACAATTCATGGTATGTAGGGATGctattgtattttattttacatggGTCATAtccatttataaataataacgttttaacaaattattataatattatacaaaatgatATTCCTTTTGTGGCCTTAAAATCGGAGCATAGTTATTATACTAATCTGATGTACGATTTTCTTAAAAGTGCCTTAGAAAAGGATTATGATAAGAGACCCTCAGTAGAGGGATTACTAAATCATCCTTGGATAAAAA aAAAAGGAGAGCACCCTATACGTGAAATCTTGGATGAAAAAACTCGaaa GATGGGAATAAACCAAATAAAAGCCATAGAACAGAATATGGACGCCATTTCCGAATTcaacaatatataa